Proteins from a genomic interval of Zingiber officinale cultivar Zhangliang chromosome 1B, Zo_v1.1, whole genome shotgun sequence:
- the LOC122038995 gene encoding SKP1-like protein 1B, producing MARIIMLRRSNDKVFKVEEAVAMELQTIKHMIEDDCTNNDIPLPNVSSKILTKVVEYYKKHIHATTSKSFSKDTAGSEISDEDLKSWDSKFIKVDPTNLFD from the coding sequence ATGGCGAGGATAATCATGCTGAGGAGATCGAATGACAAGGTGTTCAAGGTGGAGGAGGCAGTGGCGATGGAGTTGCAAACCATCAAGCACATGATCGAGGACGACTGCACCAACAACGACATCCCCCTCCCCAATGTCTCCTCCAAGATTCTCACCAAGGTGGTTGAGTACTACAAGAAGCACATCCATGCTACCACCTCCAAGTCCTTCTCCAAGGACACCGCCGGATCTGAAATCTCCGATGAGGACCTCAAGTCTTGGGACTCCAAGTTCATTAAAGTCGATCCAACAAACCTCTTTGATTGA